In one window of Psychrobacter sp. P2G3 DNA:
- a CDS encoding DUF4845 domain-containing protein has protein sequence MAHQLTSLTSQRGSSVTSIVLLLIIIVIAGKLIIAIMPAQVGDYQLSKTLGAQLKEANNNGETAKQFVERVNRQLSINADYDTTAEEVFTFTNNKTGQLAIYKDYDKTSNFFGNVDIVNRFEGEINAASVE, from the coding sequence ATGGCGCACCAGTTAACGAGTTTGACGTCTCAGCGTGGGTCTAGTGTGACTAGTATTGTCTTGCTGCTAATTATTATTGTTATTGCTGGCAAATTGATTATTGCGATCATGCCTGCACAAGTTGGTGATTACCAGCTAAGCAAAACGTTAGGTGCGCAGTTAAAAGAAGCTAATAATAATGGTGAGACTGCAAAACAGTTCGTTGAACGTGTTAACCGTCAACTCTCTATTAATGCTGATTATGATACGACCGCTGAAGAAGTATTTACTTTTACCAATAACAAGACAGGTCAACTGGCCATTTATAAAGACTATGATAAAACCAGTAACTTTTTTGGTAATGTCGATATCGTTAATCGTTTTGAAGGTGAAATAAATGCTGCCTCGGTAGAGTAG
- the rnc gene encoding ribonuclease III has product MKSTPQQYQALPAAKKNSATMETLPISSDFIQRLEVLTRKLGYVFNDLNLPKLALTHRSFDSKKNYERLEFLGDALLGMIVGEALYHRYPSQNEGRLTRMRATLVRQESLVTIAQNLELSNHLILGIGERKGGGRNRASILADAVESLIGAIYLDSQDMEITRNCVLSWYGDLIDNVNDQKALKDAKSRLQEWLQSKQFDLPHYELVETRGNAPYQIFVVRCQVNISSCPDITESGESRRIAEQKAAELMINQLHKLPGALKKR; this is encoded by the coding sequence ATGAAATCAACTCCACAACAGTACCAAGCGCTGCCTGCCGCCAAAAAAAATAGCGCAACTATGGAGACTTTGCCAATCAGCTCAGATTTTATTCAGCGTCTGGAAGTATTGACACGCAAATTAGGCTACGTCTTTAATGATTTAAATCTACCAAAGTTAGCCTTAACGCATCGCTCGTTCGATAGCAAAAAAAACTATGAGCGCTTAGAGTTTTTAGGTGATGCACTTCTTGGAATGATTGTTGGCGAGGCACTATATCATCGCTATCCTAGTCAGAATGAAGGGCGTTTGACTCGTATGCGTGCCACATTGGTACGCCAAGAGTCCCTAGTTACCATCGCTCAGAACTTAGAGCTATCCAACCATCTGATCTTGGGTATTGGTGAACGTAAAGGTGGTGGACGTAATCGCGCTTCGATATTGGCTGATGCGGTAGAATCGTTGATTGGGGCTATTTATTTAGACAGCCAAGATATGGAAATCACTCGTAATTGTGTGCTGTCATGGTATGGTGACTTAATCGACAACGTTAATGACCAAAAAGCACTAAAAGACGCCAAAAGTCGTTTACAGGAATGGCTACAATCCAAACAGTTTGATTTGCCACACTATGAGTTGGTCGAAACCCGTGGCAATGCGCCTTATCAGATATTTGTTGTACGCTGTCAGGTGAATATTAGCAGTTGCCCTGATATCACTGAGTCTGGTGAGAGTCGCCGGATTGCTGAGCAAAAAGCAGCTGAACTAATGATCAATCAATTGCACAAGTTACCTGGCGCGCTTAAAAAACGTTAA
- the era gene encoding GTPase Era, which produces MSNHTDLPSTPEDNANNMTENTDTNQATTVEQVENTQESRKIGESLTAIQQQDNDAADESDSDTDLENNDAIDGFFAPSNNDDVSEDFKAGYVAIIGRPNVGKSTLMNHLLGQKLSITSRKPQTTRHRIHGILSTHEMQAVFVDTPGIHRNEVRAINERMNKAAVSALVDVDLVLFVVDSDQWRDDDLLTLQKLGDTNLTVVLVINKADTLKDKGSILPLIETFSDSFDFADIVPVSALKNQNLDRLEEVIASHLPKATPIYDTEQITDRSERFLASEIIREKIMRSAGDEVPYDLTVQIDEFKDEAAHMDPKTGRPRKACTFIDATIYVERNGQKAIVIGEKGQRIKQVGMDARKDMEKLFDKKVMLTLWVKVKRGWSDDERALTSLGY; this is translated from the coding sequence ATGAGCAATCATACTGACTTGCCATCTACCCCCGAAGATAATGCCAATAATATGACAGAGAACACTGATACAAACCAAGCAACTACTGTAGAACAAGTAGAAAACACACAAGAAAGTAGAAAAATAGGAGAGTCGTTGACAGCTATTCAGCAGCAAGATAATGACGCTGCCGACGAATCTGATAGCGATACTGATCTTGAAAATAACGATGCGATTGATGGGTTCTTTGCGCCAAGTAATAATGATGACGTTTCTGAAGACTTTAAAGCAGGCTACGTAGCGATCATTGGTCGTCCAAACGTTGGCAAGTCAACTTTAATGAACCATTTACTAGGACAAAAGCTGTCGATTACCTCACGTAAGCCGCAAACAACTCGTCATCGTATTCATGGCATTTTAAGCACCCATGAAATGCAGGCAGTGTTTGTAGATACGCCTGGTATTCATCGTAATGAAGTACGTGCTATCAATGAGCGTATGAATAAAGCTGCTGTATCAGCGCTGGTAGATGTAGATTTGGTACTGTTTGTGGTTGACTCAGACCAGTGGCGTGATGATGATTTATTGACCTTACAGAAGCTTGGTGATACTAACTTAACTGTCGTATTGGTCATTAATAAAGCAGATACGTTAAAAGATAAAGGGTCTATTCTGCCACTGATTGAAACTTTCAGTGACAGCTTTGACTTTGCCGACATCGTACCGGTCTCAGCTCTAAAGAACCAAAACCTAGATCGTCTTGAGGAAGTTATTGCTTCGCACCTACCAAAGGCGACGCCAATTTATGACACTGAACAAATCACTGACCGCTCAGAGAGATTTTTAGCCAGTGAGATTATCCGCGAAAAAATTATGCGTAGCGCTGGTGATGAAGTGCCTTATGATTTAACCGTACAGATTGACGAGTTTAAAGATGAAGCGGCTCATATGGATCCTAAAACAGGTCGTCCACGTAAAGCATGTACTTTCATCGATGCAACAATATATGTAGAACGTAATGGCCAAAAAGCCATCGTGATTGGTGAAAAAGGTCAGCGTATCAAGCAAGTTGGTATGGACGCCCGTAAAGATATGGAAAAGTTATTTGATAAAAAAGTAATGTTAACTCTATGGGTAAAAGTCAAGCGTGGTTGGTCTGATGATGAGCGTGCATTAACAAGCTTGGGTTATTGA
- a CDS encoding DNA repair protein RecO C-terminal domain-containing protein, translating into MRNEALIGYLLHQRPYQEKRALYYLFSQQHGVVHGIGKKGAPLFEPLQLFATGKRDLKTFSQINLMPAEDDSTESATATKPSRYQQISGQQQYAALYLNEILWKLLPSEDPMPVLWQHYQNSLLQLKQPLAADALRLCLRQFESHLFEEMGFSLTLTHDNILAPIEPDTDYRFLSDVGFVATFQPDKTTINALQTVFSGADIIKMAQLGITDATLSNWSRLHRHLIDHLLDYQPLQSRLLWQQQQRYQ; encoded by the coding sequence ATGCGCAATGAAGCATTAATAGGTTATTTATTACATCAGCGACCTTATCAAGAAAAACGTGCGCTTTACTATTTGTTTTCCCAACAACATGGTGTAGTGCACGGTATTGGTAAAAAGGGTGCACCTCTCTTTGAGCCGTTACAACTGTTTGCAACGGGCAAGCGTGATTTAAAAACCTTTAGTCAGATTAATTTGATGCCAGCAGAGGATGACTCTACAGAGTCTGCTACGGCTACTAAGCCATCACGTTATCAACAAATAAGCGGTCAGCAACAGTACGCCGCATTATATTTAAATGAGATATTGTGGAAGTTGTTGCCTAGCGAAGATCCGATGCCAGTATTATGGCAACATTATCAAAACAGCTTATTACAGCTAAAGCAGCCGTTAGCAGCGGATGCGTTGAGATTATGCTTACGCCAATTTGAATCTCATTTATTCGAAGAGATGGGCTTTTCTTTAACGTTAACGCATGACAACATACTAGCACCTATTGAGCCTGATACTGATTATCGGTTTTTGTCTGATGTAGGTTTTGTTGCTACTTTTCAACCTGATAAAACGACAATTAATGCGTTACAAACAGTTTTCAGTGGGGCTGATATTATAAAAATGGCACAACTGGGCATTACTGACGCGACGCTAAGCAATTGGTCAAGGCTACATAGACATCTGATTGATCATCTGCTTGACTATCAGCCATTACAAAGTCGCTTACTATGGCAACAGCAGCAGCGTTACCAATAA
- a CDS encoding pyridoxine 5'-phosphate synthase, with the protein MVTSSQNSVNRPLLGVNVDHVATLRQARGVNYPSPLEAVLLCEQAGADGITIHLREDRRHIQDSDVYEIARQLTTRLNLEMAATSEMLSIACEVKPFWVCLVPEKRAELTTEGGLDVAGQITHLKKYINELHAAGIKVSLFIDPDEVQIAAAVACHADAIELHTGTYAEVGLAGDFDAQNVELQRIKQAVIVAKNLDDKLLINAGHGLTRDNVNAIAQIDDIYELNIGHALIADAIFVGLSQAVTMMKTAMYE; encoded by the coding sequence ATGGTCACCTCTTCACAAAACTCAGTAAACAGACCGCTATTAGGTGTCAACGTTGATCATGTAGCAACCTTACGTCAAGCGCGTGGTGTCAACTATCCTAGCCCTTTAGAGGCAGTATTATTATGCGAGCAAGCAGGCGCAGATGGCATTACTATACATTTACGTGAAGATCGTCGTCATATCCAAGACTCAGATGTGTATGAGATAGCGAGACAATTGACTACTAGGTTGAATCTGGAGATGGCAGCAACTTCTGAAATGCTATCTATTGCTTGCGAAGTTAAACCATTTTGGGTTTGCTTAGTACCTGAAAAGCGTGCGGAGCTAACTACTGAGGGAGGGTTGGACGTTGCAGGGCAAATCACTCATCTGAAAAAATACATCAATGAGTTACATGCAGCAGGTATTAAGGTCTCTTTATTTATCGATCCAGATGAGGTCCAAATTGCTGCAGCAGTTGCTTGTCATGCTGATGCTATTGAGCTGCATACCGGTACTTATGCCGAGGTAGGTTTGGCTGGAGATTTTGATGCGCAGAATGTTGAGCTACAACGTATTAAACAAGCAGTGATTGTCGCAAAAAATTTAGATGATAAATTGCTAATTAATGCAGGTCATGGTCTAACTCGTGACAATGTTAATGCGATTGCACAAATTGACGATATTTATGAGCTGAACATTGGGCACGCATTGATTGCCGATGCAATATTTGTAGGGTTGTCGCAAGCAGTGACTATGATGAAAACTGCGATGTATGAGTGA
- a CDS encoding GspH/FimT family pseudopilin, protein MTKRHNTPCPTQQISNPGLLNFIVIDHLKAIKNLSKHYNQKGFNLVELIVTIAILAIIATIAAPAILTQLASMEAKRIKNQLETTLKIAKAESFIRRQNLLVCLSNSGGRCHRDSYKKLLLFVDNNNNKHFDVQVDVLLKEESLNPKYSTLSLRVGNKRHYTKFWGDSGKPRGHFGHIKYCPSSTYGQAMYQISFNQGGIIRYKPNDIHPTDCL, encoded by the coding sequence ATGACTAAGCGACATAATACGCCATGCCCTACTCAGCAGATATCAAACCCTGGTTTGCTTAATTTCATTGTCATTGACCATTTAAAAGCTATCAAAAACCTTTCTAAACACTATAATCAAAAAGGATTTAATCTTGTAGAACTCATAGTAACAATAGCAATTTTAGCCATTATCGCTACCATAGCAGCTCCAGCCATTTTAACCCAACTGGCAAGTATGGAAGCTAAACGTATTAAAAATCAATTAGAGACCACGCTTAAGATAGCAAAAGCTGAGAGCTTTATAAGAAGACAGAATTTGTTGGTTTGCCTATCTAATTCAGGAGGGCGTTGCCACCGAGATAGCTATAAAAAGCTTCTATTATTTGTAGACAATAACAATAATAAGCATTTTGATGTTCAGGTTGATGTGCTATTAAAAGAGGAATCTTTGAACCCTAAATACAGCACCCTAAGTTTGCGAGTAGGAAATAAGCGCCATTATACTAAGTTTTGGGGAGATAGCGGTAAACCACGTGGGCATTTTGGTCATATAAAATACTGTCCAAGCTCAACTTATGGTCAAGCTATGTATCAGATCTCATTTAATCAAGGTGGTATCATTAGATACAAGCCTAATGATATACATCCTACTGACTGTTTATAA
- a CDS encoding OmpA family protein, whose protein sequence is MKLNKIALALVAVAAAPLAANAGVTISPLLLGYHMTEEFSDTSDKQRDILKTGKDLYIDANGNSIDGRGGNVPNGGVAKESSLYTGAALGIELTPSTQFQVEYGVTSANGEASEDSADAGVNRFDIEQTMISGNFLIGTEEFTGYTDSAFKPYVLIGAGQSKIEVENQETYDTAQGSSVGRVEAGTEVSSSKDTIGNLGLGAMYRINDALSLRGEARAIHNFDNNWWEGMALAGLEVVLGGHLSPTVAVPPQVEPEVSVPPVVIVEQDVDSDGDGVPDSIDECPGTPMNVVVDERGCPVAVDITDELKMELRVFFDNDKSAIKDQYKTEISKVAEKMREYPNSSARVEGHASKTGPSARYNQRLSEARAVAVKSMLTNEFGIAPNRLSTVGYGYDRPIAPNDTEEGRAMNRRVYAIITGDKTMTVEQTKDMVIQ, encoded by the coding sequence ATGAAATTGAATAAAATTGCTCTAGCTCTAGTTGCCGTAGCAGCTGCACCTTTAGCAGCTAATGCTGGCGTTACTATCAGCCCATTACTACTTGGTTATCACATGACTGAAGAGTTCAGTGATACTAGTGATAAGCAGCGTGATATCTTAAAGACTGGTAAAGACCTATATATCGATGCCAACGGTAACTCGATCGATGGTCGTGGTGGTAATGTACCGAATGGTGGCGTAGCTAAAGAAAGCAGCCTTTACACTGGTGCTGCTCTAGGTATCGAGCTTACTCCTTCTACTCAGTTCCAAGTAGAGTATGGCGTAACAAGTGCTAACGGTGAAGCTTCTGAAGATTCTGCAGATGCTGGTGTTAACCGTTTTGATATCGAACAAACTATGATTTCTGGTAACTTCTTAATCGGTACTGAAGAATTTACTGGTTATACTGATAGTGCGTTCAAACCATATGTTCTAATTGGTGCTGGTCAGTCTAAGATTGAAGTTGAAAACCAAGAAACTTATGATACTGCACAAGGTTCTTCTGTAGGTCGTGTTGAGGCTGGTACTGAAGTTTCATCATCTAAAGATACTATCGGTAACCTAGGTCTAGGTGCTATGTATCGCATCAACGACGCTTTAAGCCTACGTGGTGAAGCTCGTGCGATTCATAACTTTGATAACAACTGGTGGGAAGGCATGGCTTTGGCCGGTCTAGAAGTTGTACTTGGTGGCCATTTATCACCAACAGTAGCAGTACCACCACAAGTAGAGCCTGAAGTTTCTGTTCCACCAGTGGTAATCGTTGAGCAAGACGTTGATTCAGACGGCGATGGCGTACCTGATAGCATCGATGAATGCCCAGGAACTCCAATGAACGTAGTAGTCGATGAGCGCGGTTGCCCAGTAGCAGTAGATATTACTGACGAGCTGAAAATGGAACTACGTGTATTCTTTGATAACGACAAATCAGCTATCAAAGACCAGTACAAAACTGAAATCTCTAAAGTAGCAGAGAAGATGCGTGAGTATCCTAACTCTAGCGCTCGTGTAGAAGGTCATGCTTCTAAAACTGGTCCTTCAGCACGTTATAACCAACGTCTATCTGAAGCCCGTGCAGTTGCTGTGAAATCTATGTTGACTAACGAATTTGGTATTGCTCCAAACCGTTTATCAACAGTTGGTTACGGTTATGACCGTCCAATCGCTCCAAACGATACTGAAGAAGGTCGTGCTATGAACCGTCGTGTTTATGCCATCATTACTGGTGACAAAACAATGACTGTTGAACAAACTAAAGACATGGTTATTCAATAA
- the typA gene encoding translational GTPase TypA: MANDIKHLRNIAIIAHVDHGKTTLVDKLLHQSGTFGDRANIAERAMDSGDIEQERGITILAKNTAIRWTDSTDDTEYRINIVDTPGHADFGGEVERVMSMVDCVLLVVDAVDGPMPQTRFVTQKAFEQGLKPIVVINKIDRPGARPDWVMDQIFDLFDNLGATDEQLDFPVVYASALNGIAGLEADNLADDMTPLFKTIVDVVQPPQVDADAPFRMQISSLDFNSFVGVIGIGRIQRGKVKTNTQVTVIDKNGNTRNGRILKIMGYHGLDRIEVEDAQAGDIICITGIDALNISDTICDPNHVEALPALTVDEPTVSMNFQVNNSPFAGRDGKFVTSRNIRERLERELIHNVALRVEDTESPDKFKVSGRGELHLSVLIENMRREGFEMGVSGPEVIVKEVDGKLQEPYENVVFDIEDEHQGSIMEQVGLRKGEMTNMELDGKGRMRIEATMPARGLIGFRSEFLTLTSGTGIMTSSFSHYGPQKIGDVGGRSNGVLVSMAKGVCLGFALFNLQKRGKLFAEPQLEVYEGMIVGLNSRNDDMAVNPTTAKQLTNVRASGTDEALTLTPAVKFTLEQALEFIQDDELVEVTPKAIRLRKRYLTESERKRYGRKKGA; encoded by the coding sequence ATGGCGAACGATATCAAACACCTGCGTAACATTGCAATTATTGCCCACGTTGATCACGGTAAAACAACGCTAGTTGATAAATTATTACATCAATCTGGCACTTTTGGCGATCGTGCAAACATTGCTGAACGTGCAATGGATTCAGGTGATATTGAGCAAGAACGTGGTATTACCATTTTGGCTAAAAATACAGCCATTCGTTGGACAGACAGCACTGACGATACTGAATATCGTATTAACATTGTTGACACTCCAGGTCACGCCGATTTCGGTGGTGAAGTTGAGCGTGTAATGTCAATGGTTGACTGTGTACTTCTAGTCGTTGATGCTGTTGATGGACCAATGCCTCAAACCCGTTTCGTGACTCAAAAAGCGTTTGAGCAAGGCTTGAAACCAATTGTTGTTATCAACAAAATTGATCGTCCTGGTGCACGTCCTGATTGGGTAATGGATCAGATTTTTGATTTATTTGACAACTTAGGTGCAACTGATGAGCAATTAGATTTTCCAGTTGTTTATGCATCAGCGCTGAATGGTATTGCAGGTCTAGAAGCAGATAATTTAGCTGATGACATGACGCCGTTATTTAAAACTATCGTTGATGTTGTACAGCCACCACAGGTTGATGCAGATGCGCCATTCCGCATGCAAATCTCAAGCCTTGATTTTAATAGCTTCGTTGGTGTTATCGGTATTGGCCGTATCCAGCGTGGTAAAGTTAAAACCAACACGCAAGTGACTGTAATCGACAAGAATGGCAACACTCGTAACGGCCGTATCCTAAAGATTATGGGTTACCACGGTTTGGATCGTATCGAAGTAGAAGATGCACAAGCGGGTGATATCATCTGTATTACAGGTATTGATGCGCTTAATATTTCAGATACTATTTGCGATCCTAACCACGTTGAAGCATTGCCAGCATTGACCGTTGACGAACCAACCGTATCGATGAACTTCCAAGTGAATAACTCACCGTTCGCTGGTCGTGACGGCAAGTTTGTGACCTCACGTAATATTCGTGAGCGTCTTGAGCGTGAATTGATTCATAACGTAGCATTACGTGTAGAAGATACAGAGTCTCCTGATAAATTCAAAGTATCAGGTCGAGGTGAGCTTCATCTATCTGTACTTATCGAAAACATGCGCCGTGAAGGTTTTGAGATGGGTGTTTCAGGCCCAGAAGTTATCGTTAAAGAAGTTGATGGTAAGTTACAAGAGCCGTATGAAAACGTTGTCTTCGATATCGAAGATGAGCATCAAGGTTCTATCATGGAGCAGGTCGGCTTGCGTAAAGGCGAGATGACCAATATGGAGCTTGATGGTAAAGGTCGTATGCGTATCGAAGCGACTATGCCTGCACGTGGTTTGATTGGTTTCCGCTCTGAATTCTTAACCTTGACTTCAGGTACCGGTATCATGACGTCAAGCTTCTCACATTACGGTCCACAAAAGATCGGTGATGTTGGTGGTCGCTCGAATGGCGTCTTAGTTTCTATGGCGAAGGGTGTTTGCTTAGGTTTTGCTCTATTTAACCTACAAAAACGCGGTAAATTATTTGCTGAGCCACAGCTTGAAGTTTACGAAGGTATGATCGTTGGTCTTAACTCACGTAACGATGATATGGCCGTTAACCCAACGACTGCTAAGCAGTTAACCAACGTTCGTGCCAGTGGTACTGATGAAGCGCTAACGCTAACGCCAGCGGTTAAGTTTACGCTTGAGCAAGCACTTGAATTCATTCAAGATGATGAATTAGTAGAAGTCACGCCAAAAGCGATTCGTCTACGTAAGCGTTATTTGACTGAAAGTGAGCGTAAGCGTTATGGTCGTAAGAAAGGTGCTTAA
- the mutM gene encoding bifunctional DNA-formamidopyrimidine glycosylase/DNA-(apurinic or apyrimidinic site) lyase has protein sequence MPELPEVETTKTSLAPLLEQRLTAVEVFQPKLRWLMPADLDALIDYTLQNVERRAKYLILTFIPNAELVENSQTMTESNSLRQRKLIIHLGMSGSLQQHLVGTDKRKHDHLVITFDNANGIQSQLHYHDPRRFGAVLWYKDYSAKLLDHLGPEPLSADFTADYLYQLIQRSNGDETTDKKTKKRPITRAIKSVIMEQQVVVGVGNIYATESLYLAAIHPATPAHNVSYNQIVILVDHIKIILQRAIELGGSTLRDFTVASGQTGYFQQTLNVYGKQGESCPHCDTALDNIKINGRASVFCPSCQRV, from the coding sequence ATGCCTGAATTACCTGAAGTTGAAACCACTAAAACCAGTCTTGCGCCTCTATTGGAACAAAGACTAACCGCTGTAGAAGTGTTTCAGCCAAAATTGCGTTGGCTTATGCCTGCTGACTTAGACGCTCTGATTGATTACACTTTGCAAAACGTAGAGCGCCGCGCAAAATATCTAATCCTTACCTTTATACCGAACGCAGAGCTTGTAGAAAACAGTCAAACTATGACTGAGAGCAACTCTTTACGTCAACGTAAGCTGATAATACACTTAGGAATGTCAGGAAGTTTGCAACAACATCTCGTTGGTACTGATAAACGTAAGCATGATCATTTAGTAATCACTTTTGACAATGCTAACGGCATACAGTCGCAATTGCATTACCATGATCCCAGACGTTTTGGAGCTGTGTTATGGTATAAGGATTATAGTGCCAAGCTTTTAGATCATCTAGGTCCTGAGCCGTTATCAGCCGATTTCACTGCTGACTATTTATACCAGCTGATTCAACGTAGTAATGGTGATGAAACGACGGACAAGAAAACTAAGAAACGCCCTATCACCCGTGCAATCAAATCAGTAATTATGGAACAGCAAGTTGTCGTTGGCGTCGGAAATATCTATGCGACAGAAAGTCTATATTTGGCAGCCATACATCCTGCTACCCCAGCGCACAACGTATCTTACAATCAAATAGTAATTTTGGTTGATCATATTAAGATCATACTACAACGAGCCATTGAGCTTGGTGGTTCAACATTACGTGATTTCACAGTAGCAAGTGGTCAAACTGGATACTTTCAGCAAACTTTAAACGTCTATGGTAAACAAGGCGAATCATGTCCGCATTGTGATACTGCGCTTGATAATATTAAAATTAATGGGCGCGCTAGTGTATTTTGTCCAAGTTGTCAGCGGGTTTAA